In Vulpes lagopus strain Blue_001 chromosome 4, ASM1834538v1, whole genome shotgun sequence, the DNA window GTAGATGCATTGTGAAGAATCATGTCCTCCCCCCAAAGACACCCATGTCTTAAACCCCGTAACCTATGAGTAAGTTAGGTTACGTGGCAAAGGGGACTTAAGGTTCTGGTTGGAGTTAAGGTTGCTTATCAGAGATTTTTCCTGGATCTTCTGGGTAGGCCTCACAGGaccacaagggtccttataaacagaagagggaggcagaagaggagagccagagagggcAGGAGAAGGAATCAGCCAAACATTGCGGACTTTGAATATTCTGAGAGGCATGAACTATGGAATGCAGAGTCTTCCAGCtacaaaaggcaaggaaacagaatCTCCCCCCAGAGCCCCCGGGAAGGAACACAGTGCTGCTGCCAACTTGGCTTTACACCCGTGAGCCCACATCAgccttctgacctacagaaatgtGAGATGATAAATCTGCGTTGTTTAAAACCAcaaagtttgtggcaatttgttacggCAGCGATAGAAAACACATcaccagggcgcctgggtggctcagtggggtgaGCCTgcgactcttagttttggctcaggtcacgatctcagggaggtgagatggagccccatggggggctccacactgggcgtgcagcctgcttaagattctctctccttttccctctgcctctctctcgtctttaaaaataaataaaaataaaaggacactatACCATCATTCAGAAAATGCGCTCACATCAAACCCTGCAAAAGCCCAAGTGATTCGTGTCTGCGAACGCCACACAAGACTAAGACACAGCAGAGACCCTGGGCTTTGCGGCCTGTCTGGCCTGGTCCTCCCCTCACCTGGCCCAGCTTCTGGCACTCTGTGTCCTGGCCTCTGTTCCCGAGGTTTCCAGGTAGAAGTGGCCTCCGCCACCCCCAAATCCCACTCATTTTCCACGCTTACTCGGAGAAGGCTGCCCATGGCTCCAAGTCCACCCACCGCTCCCTCCTGGCTCCTTGTCCAGGACTCCTTACCTCTTTTccagtctctttttctctctctttgtttttttaaggggagaggggcagggggagaaagaatcctaagcaggctccacgcccagcagagagctggggaggggctcgatctcacgaccctgagctcatgacctgagctgaagtcaagactCGAGGCAGAACCAAgtgagcccccgggcgcccctccgGCCTCCTGGTTCCCCCAGCGCCCCCCTCCTCTGGCCCCCTCCACGCCACACCGCCCCCAGCAGCCTGGGCCCGAGCCCCCGCGCAGCAGCTAGTGATTCGGGGAGTGTCTGGGGCCAAAGGCTCCTCAACAGCCGTCGGGGGAAGACGGAGCCGGGGGTCTGCGAGAGGGCCGGGAGTCCGGGGCCCGGGTTCGCGCCCGGCCCCTGGAAACCTCCCCCCTCCTGCTCCACCGAGCACGCACACTCCGAGGGGAGGTGACAGTcctcgcgggggggggggggggggggcggtggaaaGAGATTTTAGCTGTTCATCGCCATGACGCAGTGCAGTTCCGGCGGTGCGGGCCAGGCGGACCCCGGGCagcggggcggggcgccgggggccgcggggggggggggggggggacgtcgggggggcggggcgccgggggccgtcggggggggcggggtgccaTTGGGGGGCCgacgggggcggggcgcagggggccGCCGGGGGACggggcgccggggccgccgggggcggggtgtgtgcggggcgcaggggggccgtcggggggcggggcgccgggggggccgtcgggggggcggggcgccgggggggccgtcggggggcgggggcgccgggggggccgtcggggggcggggcgccgggggccgtcggggggggcggggtgccaTTGGGGGGCCgacgggggcggggcgcagggggccgccgggggacggggggcgggggccggggggccgtcgggggcggggggcggggcgccgggggggccgtcggggggcggggcgccggggggccgtcggggggcggggcgccggggggccgtcggggggcggggcgcggggggccgtcGGGGGACGCGGCGCCGGGGGGGCcgtcggggggcggggcgccggggggccgtcggggggcggggcgccgggggggggccgtcggggggcggggcgcgggggggccgtcggggggcggggcgcaggggggccgtcggggggcggggcgcgcttACCTACGAGCTCCACCGCCCGGGGCAGCTTCTGGTCGGCGCCCGGCAGCAGCGCGGCGTCCTCTTTGCCGCGCGGCCCCGGCTCCCGGCAGCGGCCGCGGCccgggggggcgcccgggggctcggcGTCGGGGCCGCGCTCGGGCCGGGCCGGCGGCCGCTGCAGGAGCGGGGGCGCGGGGAAGGCGCGGCGCGGGCAGGCGGGGGACTCGGGCACCGGCACGGTGAGGAAGCGCGTGGACGGCGCGGGCGAGGGCGCGCGGCTGCCCCCCGCCGCGCCCACGGACTTCACGCGCACGTCCACCTGCAGCTCCACCGGGGCCCAGACGCCCGGCGGCTCCCCCGGCACCGGCTCggccgcggcggggccgggcgacGGCGGCTCGGAGCCCGCGGACGCCTGGCGGCGGAAGGCGCCGTAGCCCAGGCCGGGGGGCGGGAGCCGCAGGCGCGCGGGACGCGGCGACGGCACCTGCTTCCCGCCGGAGAGGTCCTGGGCCGCACCCGCCGCCTGCCTTGCGGCCCGGGCCGGACTCGGGCTGCTCTCGGGACTGTCGGGCCGTCGCTCCTCCGCGGGGACCTGCGGCGGCTCCGGCCCGGGCACCTGGCGCCCCAAGGGCTCCATTGGGAGCGCGGCCCCGGCTCGGTCTCCTCCGGCAGCCGCCTGGGCCCGCTCCATCCGGCGAGCGGAGCGGCCGAGAGATGCCGAGCGAGCGCACCTGAGCCCCGGAGCCAGTCAATTTCTCCTCCCGGGTCGGAATTGGTCCAGGCGGGTCAAGCTCCCAGGCCACGCCCCCCGCTTCCCCCGCCCACCCAAGGGCCCCCGCTGCGACGGGCCGGGCGGGCTCTGCTGGCCACgcccctcgggctcccggggccgcCCGCACCTggcggcgggaggggggagggccggaggggggaggggggagggcgggcCGTCGGGGGTCACAGAACGGGAATCGGGCGCTTGCGGGCGAACCCAGAGCCCCGCCtgactccttcctcttcttttgtcCCCAGCCCCACGGCCCTCTgccattttgttgattttgagggttATAGCCTGAGAGCTGTTGGCCAAGTCTGTAACAGATCCTgggacctaaaaaaaaaaaaaaaaagaaaatcagcggGTCCAAAAGAAATTGGGCGGCCTGAGGAACAGCAGCAGAGCTGGTTGTCCTGACCGTGCAGTGCAGAAGAGGCACCACAGCGGAGAGGCCTTCCCCACCCACAGAAGCTCTAGGGACAGCCACTCTTGGAGGCATGACTCCTATTACCCTAACTCactaaaaactcatttttaatgaGTTAGGGTAGTAGGGATAAATAAGCATGAAGATGTATTTTCACAGGGAGAGGAGCCTGGTGGCCAGTCAGCCTGATGTGGTGCAGGACAGGGTTCCCAAGCCTGCCTAGTGACCTGAATACCATTTAAAAGTACACATACTCCTGgttgggcttcacctggacctacTGCATCTCACAAG includes these proteins:
- the KLRG2 gene encoding killer cell lectin-like receptor subfamily G member 2 codes for the protein MERAQAAAGGDRAGAALPMEPLGRQVPGPEPPQVPAEERRPDSPESSPSPARAARQAAGAAQDLSGGKQVPSPRPARLRLPPPGLGYGAFRRQASAGSEPPSPGPAAAEPVPGEPPGVWAPVELQVDVRVKSVGAAGGSRAPSPAPSTRFLTVPVPESPACPRRAFPAPPLLQRPPARPERGPDAEPPGAPPGRGRCREPGPRGKEDAALLPGADQKLPRAVELVGLPMYMKSLRWALAVMAVFLAVSAVAIVALASRAGARCQPCPQGWMWSEEHCYYLSTEAQAWEASQAFCSTHHATLPLLSHTQDFLSRYPVSKHSWVGARRGRHGWHWIDGAPVSPQLLPEDDEDRLDPQCGGLEEGKLVALDCASPRPWVCAKGAK